In Trichomycterus rosablanca isolate fTriRos1 chromosome 4, fTriRos1.hap1, whole genome shotgun sequence, one DNA window encodes the following:
- the cldn7a gene encoding claudin-7-A, with amino-acid sequence MANSGVQLLGFSLSLVGIIGLIVGTVLPQWKMSAYVGDSIITAVATYQGLWMSCAFQSTGQLQCKIYDSILQLDSALQATRALMIVGIIVSIAGLGIACIGMKCTTCGAEDKVRKARTAMMGGIIMLVGALSAVVACSWFAHNVIRAFYNPFTPANTKFEFGAAIFIAWGGSFLDLLGGVMLAASCPRSKQVSKYPKNSTRASSTTKEYV; translated from the exons ATGGCGAACTCAGGAGTCCAGCTGCTCgggttttctctctctctggtgGGCATCATCGGGCTCATCGTGGGCACAGTGCTACCGCAGTGGAAAATGTCCGCATATGTAGGAGACAGCATCATCACAGCTGTGGCCACATACCAGGGGCTGTGGATGTCGTGCGCCTTCCAGAGTACCGGCCAGCTCCAGTGCAAAATCTACGATTCCATCCTGCAGCTGGACA GTGCTCTCCAAGCGACCCGTGCTCTGATGATAGTGGGCATCATCGTGTCCATCGCTGGGCTGGGTATAGCCTGCATAGGTATGAAGTGTACCACCTGTGGAGCGGAGGACAAAGTGCGCAAGGCCCGCACTGCCATGATGGGTGGCATCATCATGCTCGTCGGGG CTCTTAGTGCAGTTGTTGCATGTTCCTGGTTTGCCCACAACGTGATCCGTGCTTTCTACAACCCCTTCACTCCTGCCAACACCAA GTTTGAGTTTGGGGCAGCCATTTTCATTGCATGGGGTGGATCTTTTCTCGATCTTCTCGGAGGAGTTATGTTGGCGGCCTCCTGCCCTAGGAGCAAACAGGTGTCCAAGTACcctaaaaactcaactcgtgccTCTAGTACCACCAAGGAGTATGTTTGA